GAACGCGTCCGATGGCGAGGTGATCACAACTGCAGCCGCGTCGTCGAGGTCCGACTCGAGATCGGTCGTTGCCTCGTAGGTGTAGCCGCCGTCCTCGAGGTAGTCGCCGACGGCCTGGAAGTCGTCGCCGCCGTTCGACGAGCGCGTGTAGTACTGGCCGTGTCCCTCGTCGTGCAGGACGGTGCCGCTGCCGACCAGCTCGTCGTAGACGTTGTGCAGGAACTCCTCGTTGCCGTACGCGCCGAAGTCGGTATCGGTGGCCGCGAACGGACCTGTGAGTCCGACGACGGTGCCGTCGAGCGCGACGACCGGAATGTCTGTTCCGCCGGGATAGTCGACGGCGTCTCCGTTCCCGTCTTCGTCGCCGTTGTACGCCGTCGACTCCGCCCAGATGGCGACGACCGAATCGTCGGTAAGCGGCTCCTCGTTCGCGTCGAGCAGGCTCGAGACGGAATCGAGCGCGACGGCCGGAATCGGATCCGACACCGGTTCGCCTTCCTCCCCGTCACCGCCCTCGCCGGGTGCGTCGCCGTTCGGATCGTCGGCTGCCGCCTGAATCGTTACGCCGACGTCGTACGCGTCTGTTTCGAGGCCGGTCGTATCGACGAAGACGCCGACCGGAATCTCCGTCCCGACGTCGACTTCGATCGCTCGCGCGTCGGACAGCGGCGCCTCCGAATCCTCGTGATAGAGGTAGACGTCGTCGCCGTCGAAGGCGTCGCTCTCGGTACTGGTCCAGACGAACACGGACTCGGTCCCCTGATTCCGGATGCGCAGGGTGTCGTCGAACGTGTACGCCGTATCGACCCCGAGGCCGTCGCCCTCGGCGTCGCCGCCGCCGAAATCGATGCTGACCGCCTCGCCGTCCTCGTTGCTGACGTGCGCGCCGTTCTGCTCGCCCGGTTCGAGGGCGAGGAACGAACTCGCGTCGTCGACGACGCGTACCGTCATCTGTCTCTCCGCCGATGCCGTCGAGAAGGCGCCGGTACCGACGATCGCGCCTGCGCCCGCCGCCGTTCCGAAACCGAGTATGAGGGTCCGTCGTTTCATTGTCGGAAATCGGAGCGCGATTCGTGTGCTTCGGCCGCCAATGTGGAGGTCGCTTACTCTCGAGTTCGATCGTCGCCGATCTCGAGTCCGGGACCGAACCGCAAGTCCCGAATTGCGCGCCCTCGAACACCGTTTCCGGCGAAACACCCGATCGCGTCCACCTCGCTCGAGGTGGCGGGTATGTATAGTACTAGGAAGCCAGAGACGCGGCCGGCAAACTCAACGCGACCCTGAAGCGGGCTCCACGACTCGTTGTGTCCCTTTCCACGAGTCGTTTCGTCGGCTTTTCTCCAGGGGATGGCTGCGGTTGCACCCAGTCCGATTTCCGCGACCAGCAGATTATTGGCCCTCTCGCGGGAATCTAGTGACCGATGACAGTCCCAACGAAGACCCTGCCGAGTGGCGACGAACTGCCGACGATCGGCTTCGGCACGTGGGAACTCGAGGGCGAGACAGTCAAAGCGTCCGTGGAAGCGGCCCTCGAGGCGGGCTACACGCACATCGACACCGCCGAGGGCTACATGAACGAAGAAGAGATCGGCGAAGTGCTCGCCGACGCCGACGTCGATCGCGACGACCTCTTTCTCACCTCGAAGGTCCTCGCGAAGAACCTCCACTACGACGACGTGATCGCGTCGTGCAAGGAGAGCCTCGAGAAGCTGGGGACGGACTACCTCGACCTGTACCTGATCCACTGGCCCAACCCCGCGATCTCGCTGCGGGAGACGATGCACGCGATGGAGCGGCTCCACGAGGAGGGGCTCGTCCGGAACGTCGGCGTCTCGAACTTCAGCGCCTACCAGCTGAGCGCGGCCCACCACGTCTCGGACGTCCCGATCGCGGTCAACCAGATCGAGTTCCATCCCTGGCTCCAGCGGCCCGACCTCGTCGACTACTGCCGGGAGACGGACACCGTGATCGAGGCCGCGGCGCCGCTCGGGCGCACGGACGTCTTCGGCGACGAGGCCGTTCAGGAATTGGCCGAGGAATACGACAAGTTGCCCGCTCAGAT
The DNA window shown above is from Halopiger xanaduensis SH-6 and carries:
- a CDS encoding aldo/keto reductase, giving the protein MTVPTKTLPSGDELPTIGFGTWELEGETVKASVEAALEAGYTHIDTAEGYMNEEEIGEVLADADVDRDDLFLTSKVLAKNLHYDDVIASCKESLEKLGTDYLDLYLIHWPNPAISLRETMHAMERLHEEGLVRNVGVSNFSAYQLSAAHHVSDVPIAVNQIEFHPWLQRPDLVDYCRETDTVIEAAAPLGRTDVFGDEAVQELAEEYDKLPAQIVLRWAVDRDVVVLPRSTSPAHIEENFDLFDWELSDDDRQRLDERDRNRPVYDTPARDWDDEVWGIPE